In one Pseudomonas sp. 31-12 genomic region, the following are encoded:
- a CDS encoding plastocyanin/azurin family copper-binding protein, with protein sequence MFLRKPLGLAASLLALSSPVWASPAPTYDFGQPAPAAKATRSVEVVMGDMSFTSKAIDIKAGETVRFVLVNKGQLLHEFNLGDAAMHARHQQEMLKMQQSGMLTPTGMKEMDHGSMAGMDHGMMKHDDPNSVLVEPGKTAGLTWTFTKATSLEFACNIPGHYQAGMVGKLTVSQ encoded by the coding sequence ATGTTTTTGCGCAAACCTTTGGGGCTGGCCGCGAGTTTGCTGGCACTGAGCTCGCCGGTGTGGGCATCACCGGCGCCTACCTACGATTTCGGTCAACCGGCCCCGGCGGCCAAGGCGACCCGCAGTGTCGAGGTGGTGATGGGCGACATGTCGTTCACGTCCAAGGCAATCGATATCAAGGCCGGTGAGACGGTTCGTTTTGTGTTGGTGAATAAAGGCCAGTTGCTGCATGAATTCAACCTCGGCGACGCAGCGATGCATGCCCGGCATCAGCAGGAAATGTTGAAGATGCAGCAGAGCGGCATGCTCACGCCTACAGGCATGAAGGAAATGGATCACGGTTCGATGGCCGGCATGGATCACGGAATGATGAAACACGATGACCCGAACAGCGTCCTCGTGGAACCGGGTAAAACCGCCGGGCTGACCTGGACCTTCACCAAGGCCACCAGCCTGGAATTTGCCTGCAATATTCCCGGTCACTATCAGGCGGGCATGGTCGGCAAACTGACTGTCAGTCAGTAA
- the queF gene encoding NADPH-dependent 7-cyano-7-deazaguanine reductase QueF (Catalyzes the NADPH-dependent reduction of 7-cyano-7-deazaguanine (preQ0) to 7-aminomethyl-7-deazaguanine (preQ1) in queuosine biosynthesis) encodes MHPAAEHSPLGKSSEYIATYTPSLLFPIPRTAKWAELGLTAQTLPYKGVDIWNCFELSWLLPSGKPVVAIGEFSIPADSPNIIESKSFKLYLNSLNQTPFADTATLEATLVEDLSAAAGKPVGVRIRSLKDVEAEGVVALPGVCIDDLEISVSNYEHPRPELLRCDDSRIVEESVHSHLLKSNCPVTSQPDWGSVAVEYRGAALDHASLLEYIVSFRQHSDFHEQCVERIFLDLQRLLKPEKLTVYARYVRRGGLDINPYRSTEDVQLPNHRLVRQ; translated from the coding sequence ATGCATCCCGCAGCCGAACACTCGCCGCTGGGCAAATCCAGCGAATACATCGCCACCTATACGCCGTCCCTGCTGTTCCCGATCCCGCGCACTGCGAAATGGGCCGAGTTGGGCCTGACGGCGCAGACCCTGCCCTACAAAGGTGTGGACATCTGGAACTGCTTCGAGCTGTCGTGGCTGTTGCCGTCCGGCAAACCGGTGGTGGCGATTGGCGAATTCAGCATCCCGGCGGATTCGCCGAACATCATCGAGTCGAAGTCGTTCAAGCTGTACCTGAACTCGTTGAACCAGACGCCTTTTGCCGACACCGCGACCCTTGAAGCGACGCTGGTGGAAGACCTGTCGGCCGCTGCCGGCAAGCCGGTTGGAGTGCGAATTCGTAGCCTCAAGGATGTTGAAGCCGAAGGCGTTGTGGCGTTGCCGGGCGTGTGCATCGATGACCTGGAAATCAGCGTCAGCAACTACGAGCATCCGCGTCCGGAGCTGCTGCGTTGCGACGATTCGCGCATTGTCGAAGAGAGCGTGCACAGCCATTTGCTCAAATCCAACTGCCCGGTCACCAGCCAGCCGGACTGGGGCAGCGTGGCGGTGGAATACCGCGGCGCAGCGCTGGATCACGCGAGTCTGCTGGAATACATCGTGAGCTTCCGTCAGCACTCGGACTTTCATGAACAGTGCGTGGAGCGGATTTTCCTCGACTTGCAGCGGTTGCTGAAACCGGAAAAGTTGACGGTCTATGCGCGATATGTGCGGCGTGGTGGGCTGGACATCAACCCGTATCGCAGCACTGAAGACGTGCAATTGCCGAACCATCGGTTGGTCCGCCAATAA
- a CDS encoding phosphatase encodes MPHAEALPLAAPSLTAVLFGLSGCLVDFGARIRQNDAHTLEHAELTPGALDSLNGLQRQQIPCAWLDELSPALSHSLAGALPAWIKPSQHHATINPWPAPNACWQALMTLNVQRLDGCVLVSGEPRLLQSGLNAGLWTIGLASCGSLCGLAPSAWQALSQKEREHRRGKATVQLFSLGVHSVIDHLGELDTCLADISLRRLKGEKP; translated from the coding sequence ATGCCGCACGCCGAAGCCTTGCCCCTCGCTGCACCCAGCCTGACCGCCGTATTGTTCGGGCTCAGCGGTTGCCTGGTGGACTTCGGCGCCCGGATACGCCAGAACGATGCTCACACGCTCGAACATGCCGAGCTCACACCTGGCGCGCTGGACAGCCTGAACGGCTTGCAGCGTCAGCAGATTCCTTGTGCCTGGCTGGACGAGTTGTCCCCCGCCCTCAGCCATTCGCTGGCCGGCGCCCTGCCTGCGTGGATCAAACCCTCGCAACACCACGCAACAATCAATCCTTGGCCGGCGCCGAACGCCTGTTGGCAAGCCTTGATGACCTTGAATGTCCAACGACTGGACGGTTGCGTGCTGGTCAGCGGCGAACCGCGATTGCTGCAATCGGGACTGAACGCCGGGCTGTGGACGATCGGCCTGGCGTCCTGCGGCTCGCTTTGCGGGTTGGCACCCAGCGCATGGCAGGCCTTGAGCCAAAAGGAACGCGAGCATCGGCGCGGTAAAGCGACCGTGCAGCTGTTCAGTCTGGGCGTACATTCGGTGATCGATCACTTGGGCGAACTCGATACCTGCCTGGCCGACATCAGCCTGCGTCGGCTCAAGGGCGAAAAGCCCTGA
- a CDS encoding DUF4404 family protein, with the protein MPARELQEQLNTLREQLEQNPPLTEAEREDLHALMQQIELELEIETKTQDSSLADNVNLAVERFEIEHPTLAGTLRNIVQALANMGI; encoded by the coding sequence ATGCCTGCCCGCGAACTGCAAGAACAGCTCAATACTCTGCGCGAGCAATTGGAACAGAATCCGCCCCTGACGGAAGCCGAGCGCGAAGACCTGCACGCGCTGATGCAACAGATCGAATTGGAGCTCGAGATCGAAACCAAAACCCAGGACTCCAGCCTCGCCGACAATGTGAACCTGGCCGTCGAGCGCTTCGAAATTGAACACCCTACCCTTGCTGGCACCTTGCGCAACATCGTGCAAGCCTTGGCCAACATGGGGATCTGA
- a CDS encoding VacJ family lipoprotein, translating into MRWSNRLAQLSVCASVLLVPFAAQAATEEDPWESVNRPIFQFNDFVDTYALKPIAQGYQFVTPQFLEDGIHNMFRNVGDVTNLANNVLQVKPAAAGVDTARLIFNTTFGLLGFFDVGTKMGLNRSDEDFGQTLGYWGVGSGPYVMLPLLGPSTLRDAPSKYVDGYTGPYRYINDVPVRNSIFGLNIVDTRASLLSSEKLITGDKYTFIRNAYLQNREFKVKDGQVEDDF; encoded by the coding sequence ATGCGCTGGAGCAATCGTCTAGCTCAGCTTAGTGTGTGTGCCAGCGTGTTGCTGGTTCCGTTTGCAGCCCAGGCCGCCACGGAAGAAGACCCTTGGGAAAGCGTCAATCGTCCTATCTTCCAGTTTAATGATTTCGTCGACACCTATGCACTGAAGCCAATCGCTCAGGGTTATCAGTTCGTGACGCCGCAGTTTCTGGAAGACGGGATTCACAACATGTTTCGCAACGTCGGTGATGTCACCAACCTTGCCAACAACGTCCTGCAGGTCAAACCGGCAGCCGCGGGCGTAGACACGGCGCGACTGATCTTCAACACCACCTTCGGCTTGCTGGGCTTCTTCGATGTCGGCACGAAGATGGGCCTGAATCGTAGCGATGAAGACTTTGGCCAGACGCTCGGCTACTGGGGCGTGGGCAGCGGCCCGTACGTCATGCTGCCACTGTTGGGTCCAAGCACGTTGCGTGACGCACCCTCCAAGTACGTCGACGGCTACACCGGCCCGTACCGCTATATCAACGACGTGCCCGTGCGTAACTCGATCTTCGGCCTGAACATCGTCGATACCCGCGCCAGCTTGCTGTCGAGCGAGAAGCTGATCACCGGCGACAAGTACACCTTCATCCGCAATGCGTACTTGCAGAACCGCGAGTTCAAAGTCAAAGACGGCCAGGTCGAAGACGATTTTTGA
- a CDS encoding PilZ domain-containing protein codes for MSQTDRDYSEKRDFIRMRVDADVSLIHEGDEVPAVCIDLSSSGMQVEAPRLFKVGDRINVRIDSDHAALKGLEADTEVVWVKEQDGGSQKLGLTILKMK; via the coding sequence ATGAGCCAAACCGATCGGGACTACAGCGAAAAGCGCGATTTCATCCGCATGCGGGTCGATGCCGATGTGTCGCTGATTCACGAAGGTGATGAGGTGCCAGCCGTCTGCATCGACCTCTCCAGCAGCGGCATGCAGGTCGAGGCACCCCGCCTGTTCAAGGTCGGTGACCGGATCAACGTGCGCATCGATTCCGACCACGCTGCGCTCAAAGGCCTTGAAGCCGACACCGAAGTGGTCTGGGTAAAGGAACAGGACGGTGGCAGTCAGAAACTCGGGCTTACAATCTTGAAGATGAAATAA
- a CDS encoding heavy metal sensor histidine kinase translates to MRRLSLSSRLALLFAACTAVVSLFAGVLFSRASEAHFIELDQQLLEGKLIGLRRALHDIQSSESEVKLADELSQQADLSLRITGSDGQRWYDSSARLPQKTPQKPGLSTLNDDGTDYRVLNAPLFVDRPDSPQLTLLLDITHHQHFLQRMQHLIWLTVGLSALATALLGAWAARSGLRPLRRMSAIASGVSAQSLNARLPEANMPSELTELAHSFNAMLGRLDDSFQRLSAFSADIAHELRTPLSNLLTHTQVTLTRPRPIEDYREALHSNLEELQWMAQLVNDMLYLAKADHGLLTPKHEPLELAEEADVLLEFFAPLAEDARVTMSRDGCARMAGDRSMLRRALSNLLDNAMRFTPADGEVRVRIVDQVNGLSLTVENSGEGIDAALLPRLFDRFYRGDPARQEGSSEHAGLGLAITQSIIRAHGGQIRCESENGWTRFVIELPKGD, encoded by the coding sequence ATGCGTCGACTTTCGCTGAGCAGCCGTCTGGCGCTGCTGTTTGCGGCCTGTACCGCCGTGGTTTCATTGTTTGCCGGGGTATTGTTCAGTCGCGCCAGTGAGGCGCACTTCATTGAGCTCGACCAGCAGTTGCTGGAGGGCAAGTTGATTGGTTTGCGTCGGGCGCTGCACGACATTCAGTCGAGTGAAAGCGAAGTCAAACTGGCTGACGAGCTGAGCCAGCAGGCGGATCTGTCGCTGCGAATCACCGGCAGCGATGGCCAGCGCTGGTATGACAGCTCGGCGCGGCTGCCGCAAAAAACCCCGCAAAAACCGGGTTTATCCACGCTGAACGATGACGGCACCGATTATCGCGTGCTGAATGCGCCGTTATTTGTCGACCGCCCCGATTCACCACAACTGACCTTGCTGCTGGACATCACCCATCACCAGCACTTTCTTCAACGCATGCAGCACCTGATCTGGCTAACTGTCGGTTTGTCAGCGCTGGCCACCGCGCTGCTCGGTGCATGGGCAGCCCGCAGTGGCTTGCGCCCGTTGCGGCGTATGAGTGCGATTGCCAGCGGCGTATCGGCACAATCGCTCAATGCCCGGCTGCCCGAAGCGAATATGCCGTCGGAACTCACGGAATTGGCCCACAGCTTCAACGCCATGCTCGGACGCCTCGACGACTCGTTTCAACGTCTTTCGGCGTTTTCCGCTGACATCGCCCATGAACTGCGCACGCCACTGTCAAACCTGCTAACCCACACCCAGGTCACCCTCACCCGCCCTCGGCCGATAGAGGATTATCGCGAAGCGCTGCACAGCAATCTCGAAGAACTGCAATGGATGGCGCAACTGGTCAACGACATGCTGTACCTGGCCAAGGCTGACCATGGTTTGCTGACGCCCAAGCACGAACCCCTGGAACTGGCAGAAGAAGCGGATGTGTTATTGGAGTTCTTTGCGCCGTTGGCGGAAGACGCCCGGGTGACAATGAGCCGTGACGGCTGCGCGCGGATGGCGGGCGACCGCAGCATGTTGCGGCGGGCGCTGTCCAATCTGCTGGATAACGCGATGCGGTTTACGCCCGCTGATGGCGAGGTTCGGGTGCGGATTGTCGATCAGGTCAACGGCTTGAGTTTGACGGTTGAGAACAGTGGCGAAGGCATTGATGCGGCGTTGCTGCCGCGATTGTTTGACCGGTTTTATCGGGGTGATCCGGCGCGCCAGGAAGGCAGCAGTGAACATGCGGGGTTGGGGTTGGCGATTACGCAGTCGATCATTCGTGCCCATGGTGGACAGATTCGATGTGAATCGGAGAATGGGTGGACGCGGTTTGTGATTGAGTTGCCGAAGGGGGATTGA
- a CDS encoding heavy metal response regulator transcription factor, with the protein MKLLIVEDQPKTGHYLRQGLTEAGFTTELAADGNTGQQLALSGDYALLILDVMLPGRDGWQILRAVRGAGLDTPVLFLTARDAVEDRVHGLELGADDYLVKPFAFSELLARVRSLLRRGSASPQETSLQLADLRMDLIRRRVERGGQRIDLTAKEFALLEMLLRRQGEVLPKSLIASQVWDMNFDSDTNVIEVAIRRLRLKVDDEFPNKLIHTVRGMGYVLEERPA; encoded by the coding sequence ATGAAACTGCTGATCGTCGAAGACCAACCGAAAACCGGCCACTACCTGCGCCAGGGCCTGACCGAGGCCGGTTTCACCACTGAGCTGGCGGCCGACGGCAATACCGGGCAACAACTGGCGTTGAGTGGCGATTACGCGCTGTTGATCCTTGATGTGATGCTACCGGGCCGCGATGGCTGGCAAATTCTGCGAGCGGTGCGCGGCGCCGGTCTCGATACGCCGGTCCTTTTTCTGACGGCGCGAGATGCGGTGGAGGACAGAGTCCACGGCCTCGAATTGGGTGCCGACGATTACCTGGTCAAGCCGTTCGCCTTCTCCGAGTTGCTGGCGCGGGTCCGCAGCTTGTTGCGACGTGGCAGTGCTTCGCCGCAGGAAACCAGCCTGCAACTGGCCGACTTGCGCATGGATTTGATCCGCCGCCGGGTAGAGCGAGGCGGTCAGCGCATCGACCTGACAGCCAAGGAATTCGCGCTGCTGGAAATGCTCCTGCGGCGCCAGGGCGAAGTGTTGCCCAAATCGCTGATCGCCTCCCAGGTCTGGGACATGAATTTCGACAGCGACACCAATGTCATCGAGGTCGCGATCCGCCGTTTGCGCCTGAAGGTCGACGATGAGTTCCCCAACAAGCTGATTCATACCGTGCGCGGCATGGGTTATGTCCTTGAAGAGCGCCCTGCCTGA